From Apium graveolens cultivar Ventura chromosome 9, ASM990537v1, whole genome shotgun sequence, the proteins below share one genomic window:
- the LOC141686640 gene encoding tyrosine decarboxylase 2-like isoform X1, with translation MGRDGVLKPMDAEQLRENAHKMVDFIADYYKKIETFPVLSQVEPGYLRDLLPHSAPDQPESLQNVLDDIQAKILPGVTHWQSPNYFAYFPSNSSVAGFLGEMLSAGINMVGFSWITSPAATELEMIVLDWLAKLLKLPDYFLSTGHGGGVIQGTASEAVLVVLLAARDKVLRRTGKDALGKLVVYCSDQTHSSLQKACQIAGIYPENCRALKTESCNDYSLSPETLEQAISNDTASGLIPLLLCATVGTTSSTAVDPLLELGKITKMKEIWLHVDAAYAGSACICPEFRHYLDGVEEADSFNMNAHKWFLTNFDCSALWVKDRSALIHSLSTNPEFLKNKASEENLVVDYKDWQIPLGRRFRSLKLWTVLRLYGLENLQSYIRNHIQLAEKFESFVAKDPRFEVVAPRKFALVCFRLLPPSHKDDDCSNQLNHNLLDAVNATGKAFVSHTALSGRYVIRFAVGAPLTEESHIIEAWKIFQDVATALLKNGITQE, from the exons ATGGGCAGGGATGGTGTGTTGAAACCAATGGATGCTGAACAACTGAGAGAAAATGCACATAAAATGGTAGATTTTATTGCTGATTACTATAAAAAGATTGAAACTTTCCCTGTACTAAGCCAAGTTGAG CCTGGGTATTTACGTGACCTACTGCCTCATTCGGCACCTGATCAGCCCGAATCTTTGCAGAATGTTCTTGATG ATATTCAGGCAAAGATATTACCCGGGGTTACCCACTGGCAAAGCCCAAACTATTTTGCTTATTTCCCATCTAATAGCAGTGTAGCGGGTTTTCTTGGAGAGATGTTGAGTGCTGGTATTAACATGGTAGGGTTTAGTTGGATAACTTCTCCTGCAGCAACAGAACTTGAAATGATTGTTCTAGATTGGCTTGCCAAACTACTCAAGCTTCCTGACTATTTCCTTTCCACAG GACATGGTGGTGGAGTGATACAAGGCACTGCAAGCGAAGCTGTTCTAGTTGTACTTCTGGCTGCCCGTGACAAAGTTTTAAGAAGAACTGGAAAAGATGCCCTTGGAAAGCTTGTGGTGTATTGTTCAGATCAAACACATTCCTCTTTACAGAAGGCCTGTCAG ATAGCGGGAATATATCCTGAGAACTGTCGGGCGCTGAAAACAGAGTCATGCAATGATTATTCTCTCTCCCCTGAAACACTTGAACAAGCAATCTCGAATGATACCGCCTCTGGGTTGATTCCCTTATTATTATGTGCCACG GTTGGTACTACTTCATCAACAGCTGTGGATCCTTTACTTGAACTAGGAAAAATTACCAAG ATGAAAGAAATATGGTTGCATGTGGATGCTGCATATGCTGGAAGTGCTTGCATATGTCCAGAGTTCCGCCATTACCTTGATGGAGTTGAAGAAGCCGACTCGTTCAACATGAACGCACATAAATGGTTTTTAACAAACTTTGATTGTTCAGCCTTGTGGGTTAAG GATCGCAGTGCTCTAATACATTCATTGTCAACAAATCCCGAGTTTCTTAAAAACAAA GCTTCAGAAGAAAATCTGGTTGTGGATTACAAAGATTGGCAAATTCCTCTTGGACGGCGCTTCAG GTCACTGAAATTGTGGACGGTACTACGACTTTATGGCCTGGAAAACCTTCAGTCTTACATCAGAAACCACATACAGCTGGCTGAAAAATTTGAAAGCTTTGTCGCTAAAGATCCAAGATTTGAG GTTGTTGCCCCTAGGAAGTTTGCATTAGTCTGTTTCCGTCTTCTACCCCCCTCCCACAAAGATGATGATTGCTCTAACCAACTGAACCATAACCTACTAGATGCTGTCAATGCCACCGGAAAAGCTTTTGTTTCTCACACG GCTCTTTCAGGAAGGTACGTAATTCGATTTGCAGTAGGCGCTCCATTAACCGAAGAGAGCCATATAATCGAGGCATGGAAGATTTTCCAAGATGTTGCCACTGCTTTGCTAAAAAATGGAATCACACAAGAGTAG
- the LOC141686640 gene encoding tyrosine decarboxylase 2-like isoform X2, with protein sequence MDGVLKPMDAEQLRENAHKMVDFIADYYKKIETFPVLSQVEPGYLRDLLPHSAPDQPESLQNVLDDIQAKILPGVTHWQSPNYFAYFPSNSSVAGFLGEMLSAGINMVGFSWITSPAATELEMIVLDWLAKLLKLPDYFLSTGHGGGVIQGTASEAVLVVLLAARDKVLRRTGKDALGKLVVYCSDQTHSSLQKACQIAGIYPENCRALKTESCNDYSLSPETLEQAISNDTASGLIPLLLCATVGTTSSTAVDPLLELGKITKMKEIWLHVDAAYAGSACICPEFRHYLDGVEEADSFNMNAHKWFLTNFDCSALWVKDRSALIHSLSTNPEFLKNKASEENLVVDYKDWQIPLGRRFRSLKLWTVLRLYGLENLQSYIRNHIQLAEKFESFVAKDPRFEVVAPRKFALVCFRLLPPSHKDDDCSNQLNHNLLDAVNATGKAFVSHTALSGRYVIRFAVGAPLTEESHIIEAWKIFQDVATALLKNGITQE encoded by the exons AT GGATGGTGTGTTGAAACCAATGGATGCTGAACAACTGAGAGAAAATGCACATAAAATGGTAGATTTTATTGCTGATTACTATAAAAAGATTGAAACTTTCCCTGTACTAAGCCAAGTTGAG CCTGGGTATTTACGTGACCTACTGCCTCATTCGGCACCTGATCAGCCCGAATCTTTGCAGAATGTTCTTGATG ATATTCAGGCAAAGATATTACCCGGGGTTACCCACTGGCAAAGCCCAAACTATTTTGCTTATTTCCCATCTAATAGCAGTGTAGCGGGTTTTCTTGGAGAGATGTTGAGTGCTGGTATTAACATGGTAGGGTTTAGTTGGATAACTTCTCCTGCAGCAACAGAACTTGAAATGATTGTTCTAGATTGGCTTGCCAAACTACTCAAGCTTCCTGACTATTTCCTTTCCACAG GACATGGTGGTGGAGTGATACAAGGCACTGCAAGCGAAGCTGTTCTAGTTGTACTTCTGGCTGCCCGTGACAAAGTTTTAAGAAGAACTGGAAAAGATGCCCTTGGAAAGCTTGTGGTGTATTGTTCAGATCAAACACATTCCTCTTTACAGAAGGCCTGTCAG ATAGCGGGAATATATCCTGAGAACTGTCGGGCGCTGAAAACAGAGTCATGCAATGATTATTCTCTCTCCCCTGAAACACTTGAACAAGCAATCTCGAATGATACCGCCTCTGGGTTGATTCCCTTATTATTATGTGCCACG GTTGGTACTACTTCATCAACAGCTGTGGATCCTTTACTTGAACTAGGAAAAATTACCAAG ATGAAAGAAATATGGTTGCATGTGGATGCTGCATATGCTGGAAGTGCTTGCATATGTCCAGAGTTCCGCCATTACCTTGATGGAGTTGAAGAAGCCGACTCGTTCAACATGAACGCACATAAATGGTTTTTAACAAACTTTGATTGTTCAGCCTTGTGGGTTAAG GATCGCAGTGCTCTAATACATTCATTGTCAACAAATCCCGAGTTTCTTAAAAACAAA GCTTCAGAAGAAAATCTGGTTGTGGATTACAAAGATTGGCAAATTCCTCTTGGACGGCGCTTCAG GTCACTGAAATTGTGGACGGTACTACGACTTTATGGCCTGGAAAACCTTCAGTCTTACATCAGAAACCACATACAGCTGGCTGAAAAATTTGAAAGCTTTGTCGCTAAAGATCCAAGATTTGAG GTTGTTGCCCCTAGGAAGTTTGCATTAGTCTGTTTCCGTCTTCTACCCCCCTCCCACAAAGATGATGATTGCTCTAACCAACTGAACCATAACCTACTAGATGCTGTCAATGCCACCGGAAAAGCTTTTGTTTCTCACACG GCTCTTTCAGGAAGGTACGTAATTCGATTTGCAGTAGGCGCTCCATTAACCGAAGAGAGCCATATAATCGAGGCATGGAAGATTTTCCAAGATGTTGCCACTGCTTTGCTAAAAAATGGAATCACACAAGAGTAG